GCCGATGTTGGCGATCTCGACACCAACGCTGCGATTATTCGACGTGGTGGCATGCCACGCCCGCTCCTTCAGGTCCAGCGTTTGGTAGATCGTGCCGTCCAGGTCGAGCATAAAGTGCACGCTTAGCCCACGGATGTCTTGGAGGACCTTGAAACATTGCCGGCTGGTTCCGCAGGCATCAAAATGCAGCACAAACTGATCAACCACCTTCTGCAAAGCGGGCAAATCCCAGCCGCCGCCTCGCACCCGTTCGATTTCTTGCGCAGTCAAATTGCGCCGCCTCATACTGTAACGGTTGGGTGAGGTCAGGTCCTTTACCTCTGCCTGTGACTCCTCCCATCCAGAGGCCTCAATGGGGCTGAAGCGCCGCTCGACCCGGTACGCATCGTAGCCGCCCGGGTCCATCCAGAGCACTACCCGCGCGCCGGTGTGGACCAATTGCCCCGCAACGACTATTTCGTCGCCTCGCCTCGGTTCGACTGTGCCGGGTCTGGGCAGCGAGTGGCACCCGCAGACAACCAACAGGACCATTGTCAAACCAATGAACCGGGCGATGATTGTTGCGAGCGGGGGACCAGAACGGACTGCAGAGCACGTTGCGAACATGAGCACCATTGGCAGGGGCTGAACGCAGGAGGTCAATATTAATCGACCTTGCGCGAGCATTGAGCATTTTGGATTTTTCATCGTAAGACTTCCCC
This region of Verrucomicrobiia bacterium genomic DNA includes:
- a CDS encoding N-acetylmuramoyl-L-alanine amidase; amino-acid sequence: MVLLVVCGCHSLPRPGTVEPRRGDEIVVAGQLVHTGARVVLWMDPGGYDAYRVERRFSPIEASGWEESQAEVKDLTSPNRYSMRRRNLTAQEIERVRGGGWDLPALQKVVDQFVLHFDACGTSRQCFKVLQDIRGLSVHFMLDLDGTIYQTLDLKERAWHATTSNNRSVGVEIANIGAFGKDDTRALSQWYAREPDGQTRITIPERFGDGGLWTRNFVGHPARPEPVTGVIQGRELTQYDFTPEQYHALIKLTATLCRVLPLIQCDYPTDSNGRLITHKLPNDELKNYRGVLGHFHVQTDKVDPGPAFQWDYVIQSARRILNDGFSDAANQTSLGHMRSH